The Patescibacteria group bacterium genome segment CGATATCGCCGTGCTTTATCTGGGCGTTATCAACGAGGGCGCGACGGTCAATCTGGCGCAAAAAGGCGTGACCGACAAAATGAATGCGATTATTGATTCGCTCAAGAAAGAGTTTAAAATTGACGCCAAAGATATCAAGACGGAAAATTATAGCGTTAATCCCAAGTATGATTGGACTGACGGCAGGCAACGGATAATCGGTTATTCCGCCAACCAAAGCGTTACTGTTAAAGTCAGGGATTTTGATAAGACCGGGGATATTCTGGCCAAGGCCACCGAACTCGGCGCTAACACAGTGTCCGGGCCGACTTTTTCTATTGATGATCCGGAAAAAGCCAAAGCCGAAGCGCGAGAAAAGGCCATCGCCCAAGCCAAAGAAAAAGCAAGAATATTGGCTGATCAGGTCGGCATTAAATTGGGCCGGATTATTAATTTTTATGAAGGCGGAACAGAATTGCCGAATGCAATCTATAGCCGTAGCGACCTGGCTGTCGGCGCCGGCGAGATGAAAGCGGCAGCTCCGACGATTGAACCGGGTAGTCAGGATGTTCAATTGACAGTCAGTATCAGCTATGAAATAAATTAGTAATCTTATGACAAAAATAAAGTCCGTTAAGGCGCGAGAAATTTTGGATTCGCGTGGCAATCCAACGGTAGAGGTTGAGGTGTGCTTGGATAATGGCAAAAAAGCTTGGGCTGGAGTGCCCTCCGGAGCCTCTACGGGCTCGCGTGAAGCCTTGGAACTTCGGGATGGCGATAAACGGCGATATGGTGGCCAAGGCGTACTTAAGGCCGTAAAAAATATCAACACGGTTATTGCGCCGAAGTTAATAGGATTGGATCCGGCCAAGCAGAAAGAAATTGACGAACTGATGCTTAAGTTGGACGGTACGGAAAATAAATCCAAGTTAGGCGCTAATGCTATTTTAGGAGTTTCTATGGCAGTGGCGCGTGTTGCGGCTTTTAGTCAGAACAAATCGCTTTACGTTTATCTTCACAAAAAATATTGGAACAGCAGTAGAATGTCTTTCCCGGTGCCAATGATGAATATTATGAATGGCGGCGCGCACGCCGGCTGGTCAATTGATATTCAGGAGTTCATGGTGATGCCGCAACAAAAGAATATTAAGGAAGCGATTCGTTGTGGTGCAGAGATTTTCCATGTTCTTAAGAAACTTTTGGCTAAAGCCGGTTACCCAGTAACGGTTGGCGATGAAGGCGGTTATGCTCCCAAGCTGACCGGCAATGAAAAGGCCATGGGATTGATTGTTTCTGCTATTAGGGGGAGTGGTTATAAACCGGGCCAAGACGTCAGGATAGCTATTGATTCGGCCGCCTCGGAGTTTTTTGATGATAAAGACAAACATTATGACATGAAAGCCGATAAGAAAACCAGAACTTCAAAAGAGATGATCAAAATGTACGGCGAATGGATTAAGAAATATCCGATTGAGTCATTGGAAGACGGTTTGGCTGAAGGGGATTGGCAGGGTTGGGCGGATTTGACTCAGGCCTTGGGCAGGAGGGTTGCTTTGGTTGGCGATGATTTGTTTGTGACTAATTCCAAAATTCTTCAGGAAGGCATTAATAAGAAAGTGGCCAATGCCATTTTAATCAAATTAAATCAAATTGGCACCCTGACAGAAACAGTAGAGGCGATGAAACTGGCGCAAAAAAATAATTATAAGCTGGCGGTCAGTCATAGGAGCGGTGAAACTCCTGATGATTTTATCGCCGATTTGGCCGTAGCTTCTGGCGCCGAGTACATTAAAACCGGATCGCTTAGCCGGGGTGAAAGAGTCGCTAAGTATAACCGTTTGATGGAAATCTGGGATGAGATGGGTAAAAAATAATTATAGAATAGGCAAAGCACCCGGATTATTCGGGTGTTTTGTGTTTTAAAAGGAAATGTGTTATAATAATTTAAGAATTTATTGTTTTTAACTGTTTACTTTTAAGTAATTTTCAGCAATTTTACTTGAAAGTTTTTACGTTATAATCTTTGTTATTTAGTGTTTTAAAATTGAAAGTTCTGGCTTTTAGGCCACTTTATGCCTGTAAAATCTAAAAAATCACAAAAAACAGAAATCGCTAAAAAAGTTCTTTTGCTCATATTAGACGGTTGGGGAATCGGCAAAGAAGACGGTTCCAATCCGATTTTTTTAGCTAAACCGAAGTTTATCAATTCTTTGTATAAGAAGTATCCCTGGACGGAATTATGCGCGTCCGGACTTTGCGTCGGTTTGCCGCCAGACCAGGTGGGAAACTCTGAAGCCGGCCACATGAACTTGGGAGCCGGACGCATTGCCGATCAGGACGTGATTAAGATTTCCAAACACATCGGTACTGGCGAATTTTTCAAGAACCCCGCTTTTTTGGCGGCTATTAATCACGCCAAAAAGAATAAAACCGCTTTGCATTTGATGGGTATGCTGTCTAACGGCCAGAGTCCCCACAGCGATCCTGATCATCTTTTGGCTTTACTGACCTTAGTGCGCAAGCATGAGTTAAAAAAAGTTTATTTGCATTTATTTACCGATGGTCGCGATTCACCGCCTATGTCGGCCTTGAAATCCATCATGGCTTTGGAGCGTTCGCTTAAACCCAATGAGATCATCTCTACGGTTATCGGTCGGTTTTACGCCATGGATCGCAAGAAAGTCTGGACCAGGACTATCGCGGCTTACAACGCCATGACCGACGGCCGGGATGCGCATTATGCTGACAGTCCTCAGGCCGGCATCGACCGCGCTTACAATGCTAATATATCCGATGAATTCATCGAGCCTATTGTCATTAGGCAAAAAGGAAAAATGACGCCGCGTATCAGCGATAATGACGCCATTATTTTCTTTAATTTGCGCAGCGATCGCGCCAGGCAAATGGCCAAGCCGTTTGTCCAGCATCAATTTGAAGAAAAGAATCCAGGGTTTGTTAAGCGTAAACGAGTATTGCGTAATGTTTCCTTTGTGGCTATGACTGATTTCGGACCGGATTTGGATAGTATTCTGACCGCTTATCCTTCGGAAGATTTAAAAAACACCTTGCCTATAGTGTTGAAGAACAAGAAGCAGATTTATATCGCCGAGAGCGAGAAATACGCTCATGTGACTTTCTTTTTTAATGGTGGTTATGCTGATCCGGTGGGCGGTGAAGAAAGAATTAATATTCCTTCGCCTCATGTGGATAGATACGACAAGACGCCGGCTATGTCCACCAAAGGAATAACCAGCAGAATTATTGCTTCATTAAGAAAATACGATTTTATCTGCGCCAACATCGCTTGTCCTGATATGATCGGCCACACCGGCAATATGGAAGCGGCGCAAGAAACAGTTAAGGCTGTTGATAAATACGTCAAGCAAATCGTGGCGGCCGCGCTTAAGAATGATGCCGTGTTGCTCATCACTGCCGATCATGGCAATATAGAATACAAACTCAATTTGGAAACAGGGGAGAGGTTGACCGAACATACCACTAACCCAGTGCCATTTATTGTTGTAGGTGGCAGTTTCGGCAAGTCGCTAAAATTAAAGCGCGATGGCGTTTTGGGTGATGTCGCCCCTACTGTTATTAAACTGTTCGGTTTAAATAAACCCAAGGGAATGAGTAAGAATAGCTTGATTTAAATTATGACTGATAGCAAAAACAAACGACTTAAACCGGTAATACTGATGATTTTGGATGGTTGGGGAGCGGCCCCGCCTTCAAGATCCAATGCCATTACTCTGGCCAAAACGCCGGGGGTGACAGGATTAATAAAAACTTATCCGGCTTTGACTTTACAGGCCTCGGGCGAAGCCGTGGGCTTGTCTTGGGGGGAAATTGGCAACTCTGAAGTCGGGCATCTTAATTTGGGCTCGGGCAAGCTGGTTTACCAGAATTTGCCGCGCATTAATAAATCCATTTCTGACGGCGCCTTTTTTGAGAATGAAAAGTTTATCAATGCCATAAAACACGCTAAGAAAAACAAAGGCAAAGTTCATTTGCTGGGGTTGATTTCTTCGGGCGGCGTGCACAGCCATATTGATCATTTATTCGCTTTGTTGGAGCTGTGTCAGAAAGAAAAATTCCGCGAGGTATATATTCATGGCGTTTTGGACGGCCGTGACATGCCCTATAATTCCGGCATTGATTTTGTGGAAAAAATAAAAAACAAATCCGAGGAATTGGGTGTCGGCCGCATTGCCACTCTGTCCGGCCGGTTTTATGCTATGGATCGCGACAATCATTGGGAGCGCATCGTTCTGGCTTATAACGCCATGGTCAAAGGTGAAGCCACGGAAAGATTCAGTGATCCGAGCGAGGCGGTCAGCGCTTCTTACGATAAAAAGATCTATGATGAGGAATTTGTGCCGGTAGTGATCGAAGATGGCGGCCGGCCTGTGGCCACCATCGCCCCCGGCGATGCCGTGATATTTTTTAATTTTCGCGCGGATCGCGCTCGAGAGATTTCCAAAGCGTTCGTTTTGCCCGGTTTTGAAAAGTTTGAACGGCAATATTTGAAAGATTTATATTTCGTGGCTATGACCGAATACGAGAAGGATGTCCCGATGGAAGTCGCTTTTCCTCCTGAAACCATTAAAGATCCGTTGGCTAAGGTTATAGCCGATGCCGGCCTAACTCAATTGCATATCGCGGAGACGGAGAAATACGCCCACGTCACTTTTTTCTTTAATGGCGGTACCGAGCAGGAATTTACCGGTGAAGACAGGGTGTTGGTGCCGTCGCCACGCGTGTCTTCTTATGCGGAGAAGCCGGAAATGTCAGCCAAGGAAGTGACGCAGAAAACCATCGACGCTATTATGGCTGATAAGTATGATTTTATTGTGTTGAATTTTGCCAATTGTGATATGGTCGGCCATACTGGAGACTTAAAAGCCACAATCAAAGCCGTGGAAGCAGTGGACAGTTGCGTCAAAAAAATCACAGAAGTGGTTTTGGCCAAAGGCGGAGCGGCCTTAATTACCGCTGATCATGGCAATGCCGAGGAGTTGCTCAATTTACAATCAGGCGAAATAGACAAGGAACACAGCACTTATCCGGTACCGCTTATTATCGTCGGCAAGGAATGGGAGGGTAAGAACGCCGGTTTTCCGGAAGTGCCTGGCGGTGATCTATCTTTGGTTCAGCCGGCTGGCATACTGTCCGATGTGGCACCGACGATTATCAAGATTATGGGGCTCGAACAGCCGGCGGAAATGACCGGTAAACCGTTGATTTAATTTATAATTTAAAATTATTCAATACTATGTTAAAAATTTTCAAGAAAAAACGCTTTTGGGTAATTCTAGTAATTATCCTGGCAGTGGTCGGATTTGGAATCTATAAATTATTAACGCCTAAATCGGCAGTGGAATATACCACCGAAGCGGTTAAGCGCGGCCAACTGACTCAAACGGTGACGGCTACCGGCCAAGTTGAGTCGGCGCATGAGATAACTTTGAATTTTAAGACGCCGGGTAAAATAACTTACATAGGAGTCAAAGAAGGCGATGATGTTAAGGCCGGGCAGGATTTGGCGCGAATTGATTCCGGTTCCATTGCCGCTTTAATCAAGCAGTATCAGGCTAACCTGGCCTCAGCTCAAGCTAACCTGGAAAAGGTTAAAGCCGGCGCTTCCGCTGAAGATATTAATCTGACTCAGGAACAGCTGATTAAAGCGCAAAATGACTATAACAATCTGGTTCGTGAATCGGAAACGCAGGTTGAAATATTGAAGGATAAGACAGTTAATAATCTTAATAACGCTATTTTTACTTCACAAACAGCATTAAATACTGTTTTTGGCGATTTGATTAGTACCGAAACCACTGTTTATATGTTGGTGATGGATGCTAGTCTGCAGAGCCAAGTTAAAAGCGATTATAGCGTTTTAAAGAATGGACTTTCGGTTCTGCGCGATGAAGTGATAGCGGCGCAGAAGTCCGATGATCAACAATTTATTATCAGGGCCAGCGATGATGTA includes the following:
- the eno gene encoding phosphopyruvate hydratase gives rise to the protein MTKIKSVKAREILDSRGNPTVEVEVCLDNGKKAWAGVPSGASTGSREALELRDGDKRRYGGQGVLKAVKNINTVIAPKLIGLDPAKQKEIDELMLKLDGTENKSKLGANAILGVSMAVARVAAFSQNKSLYVYLHKKYWNSSRMSFPVPMMNIMNGGAHAGWSIDIQEFMVMPQQKNIKEAIRCGAEIFHVLKKLLAKAGYPVTVGDEGGYAPKLTGNEKAMGLIVSAIRGSGYKPGQDVRIAIDSAASEFFDDKDKHYDMKADKKTRTSKEMIKMYGEWIKKYPIESLEDGLAEGDWQGWADLTQALGRRVALVGDDLFVTNSKILQEGINKKVANAILIKLNQIGTLTETVEAMKLAQKNNYKLAVSHRSGETPDDFIADLAVASGAEYIKTGSLSRGERVAKYNRLMEIWDEMGKK
- the gpmI gene encoding 2,3-bisphosphoglycerate-independent phosphoglycerate mutase: MTDSKNKRLKPVILMILDGWGAAPPSRSNAITLAKTPGVTGLIKTYPALTLQASGEAVGLSWGEIGNSEVGHLNLGSGKLVYQNLPRINKSISDGAFFENEKFINAIKHAKKNKGKVHLLGLISSGGVHSHIDHLFALLELCQKEKFREVYIHGVLDGRDMPYNSGIDFVEKIKNKSEELGVGRIATLSGRFYAMDRDNHWERIVLAYNAMVKGEATERFSDPSEAVSASYDKKIYDEEFVPVVIEDGGRPVATIAPGDAVIFFNFRADRAREISKAFVLPGFEKFERQYLKDLYFVAMTEYEKDVPMEVAFPPETIKDPLAKVIADAGLTQLHIAETEKYAHVTFFFNGGTEQEFTGEDRVLVPSPRVSSYAEKPEMSAKEVTQKTIDAIMADKYDFIVLNFANCDMVGHTGDLKATIKAVEAVDSCVKKITEVVLAKGGAALITADHGNAEELLNLQSGEIDKEHSTYPVPLIIVGKEWEGKNAGFPEVPGGDLSLVQPAGILSDVAPTIIKIMGLEQPAEMTGKPLI
- a CDS encoding SIMPL domain-containing protein (The SIMPL domain is named for its presence in mouse protein SIMPL (signalling molecule that associates with mouse pelle-like kinase). Bacterial member BP26, from Brucella, was shown to assemble into a channel-like structure, while YggE from E. coli has been associated with resistance to oxidative stress.), giving the protein MEEQKTCCTTNGMHKCHCAKHIVLAILAVVLIVYVGVLTRNAWRTYDYIGKSPDMINQITVTGTAKVSVTPDIAVLYLGVINEGATVNLAQKGVTDKMNAIIDSLKKEFKIDAKDIKTENYSVNPKYDWTDGRQRIIGYSANQSVTVKVRDFDKTGDILAKATELGANTVSGPTFSIDDPEKAKAEAREKAIAQAKEKARILADQVGIKLGRIINFYEGGTELPNAIYSRSDLAVGAGEMKAAAPTIEPGSQDVQLTVSISYEIN
- the gpmI gene encoding 2,3-bisphosphoglycerate-independent phosphoglycerate mutase: MPVKSKKSQKTEIAKKVLLLILDGWGIGKEDGSNPIFLAKPKFINSLYKKYPWTELCASGLCVGLPPDQVGNSEAGHMNLGAGRIADQDVIKISKHIGTGEFFKNPAFLAAINHAKKNKTALHLMGMLSNGQSPHSDPDHLLALLTLVRKHELKKVYLHLFTDGRDSPPMSALKSIMALERSLKPNEIISTVIGRFYAMDRKKVWTRTIAAYNAMTDGRDAHYADSPQAGIDRAYNANISDEFIEPIVIRQKGKMTPRISDNDAIIFFNLRSDRARQMAKPFVQHQFEEKNPGFVKRKRVLRNVSFVAMTDFGPDLDSILTAYPSEDLKNTLPIVLKNKKQIYIAESEKYAHVTFFFNGGYADPVGGEERINIPSPHVDRYDKTPAMSTKGITSRIIASLRKYDFICANIACPDMIGHTGNMEAAQETVKAVDKYVKQIVAAALKNDAVLLITADHGNIEYKLNLETGERLTEHTTNPVPFIVVGGSFGKSLKLKRDGVLGDVAPTVIKLFGLNKPKGMSKNSLI